A region from the Ictalurus punctatus breed USDA103 chromosome 25, Coco_2.0, whole genome shotgun sequence genome encodes:
- the znf410 gene encoding zinc finger protein 410 isoform X1 yields the protein MLSDELDSKPELLVEFVQNASIPLGQGLEESDSKTQRLPLLPSSDNSICSQLDLPESALSHAASPSLSEFGPERSPLVVQLQSHSPTPTPTAILQDLQQPDSTSYVLLNLAKGLAASTEPLVFVQDDVDEAEEEISAGECTDGSAPWYLRVQELAHDSLIAATRAELAKEARASSNSDHILSCQSEGPKKETPPRNSRASAEKILRCPYENCQRTFTYPAHLKYHLKTHRNDRTFRCGAEGCGKSFYVLQRLQVHMRTHNGEKPFICNEKNCGKKFTTAGNLKNHKRTHTGEKPFLCDVDNCGRSFAEYSSLRKHMLVHSGEKPHQCSICGKMFSQSGSRNVHMRKRHGEDTLMSESRETGEALTHSSLLEADGAATDSMVTMTTVEPVNLHHAMLRAQGPAEPIVVLSPSHDLVNITAGAHGYGEDVVALL from the exons ATGCTTTCTGATGAGCTTGATTCCAAACCTGAG CTGCTGGTTGAGTTTGTGCAGAACGCCTCCATACCCTTGGGTCAGGGTTTGGAGGAATCGGATTCGAAAACACAGCGTCTACCTCTCCTTCCCTCTTCAGATAATTCCATATGCAGCCAGCTAGACCTTCCAG AGAGTGCTCTTAGCCATGCAGCATCCCCATCGCTGTCAGAGTTTGGACCAGAGCGAAGCCCCCTGGTAGTGCAGCTCCAGTCTCACTCTCCAACACCGACCCCAACTGCAATACTGCAAGACCTCCAGCAACCAGACAGCACCTCATATGTTTTACTCAACCTTGCCAAAG GGCTGGCAGCCTCGACAGAGCCCCTGGTGTTCGTGCAGGATGATGTGGACGAGGCCGAAGAGGAAATTTCAGCAGGGGAGTGTACAGACGGAAGTGCCCCATGGTACCTGAGGGTGCAAGAGCTTGCCCACGACAGCTTGATTGCTGCCACTCGGGCCGAGCTGGCAAAGGAAGCCAGGGCTAGTAGCAACA GTGACCATATTCTTAGCTGCCAGTCAGAGGGGCCAAAAAAGGAGACACCGCCACGAAACAGTCGTGCGTCTGCAGAGAAGATTCTCAGGTGTCCTTATGAGAACTGCCAACGGACTTTTACCTACCCTGCTCATCTGAAATACCACCTGAAAACACACAG GAATGACCGCACTTTCCGCTGTGGCGCTGAGGGCTGTGGGAAGAGCTTTTATGTACTTCAGAGATTGCAGGTCCACATGAGGACACACAATGGTGAGAAGCCCTTCATCTGTAACGAGAAGAACTGTGGCAAGAAGTTTACCACTGCTGGTAATCTGAAGAACCACAAACGCACACATACTG GTGAGAAGCCCTTTCTTTGTGACGTAGACAACTGTGGCCGTTCTTTTGCAGAGTACTCAAGTCTCCGCAAACACATGCTGGTTCACTCTG GGGAGAAGCCGCACCAGTGCTCCATATGTGGGAAGATGTTCTCTCAGAGCGGCAGCAGAAACGTCCACATGAGGAAGCGACACGGAGAGGACACCCTCATGTCTGAAAGCAGAGAAACAG GCGAGGCGCTAACTCATAGCAGCTTGCTAGAAGCTGATGGTGCTGCCACTGACTCCATGGTAACTATGACGACTGTGGAGCCAGTTAATCTTCATCATGCAATGCTGAGGGCACAAG GTCCTGCAGAACCCATAGTGGTTCTGTCTCCATCACATGACTTGGTCAACATAACAGCTGGAGCTCACGGTTATGGGGAGGATGTGGTGGCATTGCTCTAG
- the LOC108257698 gene encoding sterile alpha motif domain-containing protein 15: MTNTKMAFLQWSCQDVANWIDSLGFPQYTACFTENFITGRKLVYVNCRYLPRLGITDFEHIKAISAHVRELLGVSEPLWSRSIADPQRDDMGMFLEVKSRTGESADPLTYAQFLNYQKK, encoded by the exons atgacaaacacaaaaatggcGTTCCTTCAATGGAGCTGTCAGGATGTGGCGAACTGGATAGACTCACTAGGATTTCCCCAATACACG GCATGCTTTACTGAGAATTTCATCACAGGCAGAAAGCTGGTTTACGTAAACTGCCGTTATTTGCCACGATTAGGAATCACTGACTTTGAACATATCAAG GCGATTTCAGCACATGTCCGTGAGCTGCTAGGCGTCTCAGAGCCATTGTGGAGTCGCAGTATTGCAGACCCTCAACGAGATGATAtgggcatgtttttggaagtcAAAAGCAGGACTGGGGAAAGTGCTGATCCCCTTACCTATGCTCAGTTCCTCAATTACCAAAAGAAGTAA
- the cipcb gene encoding CLOCK-interacting pacemaker — MSMKMNDDGLVATMAKSKAKRTEKSKPDSERDSGFSDASSEYLSVVDQADTDDAARAMMQAVSGSRSQTSQLAVIGGSFQSLSPMIIMNNVLLKQPGDNPPSAKPWGFSPAVEVVQQPQVVFLQPVISQRTASEPKGPPSKRRKHKKYLPILKSYPKIAPHPGDSPRSSCTSSSSSTVTASVKSSSSSSSCWDAPDGDKQQAVQTSSSSVTFTPNHITPTRHHPASPQPHTPLTDSNTASCPGVEKPTAGRLEPTTEPTEMHAKTLQTQPQADIKDGICQNSDSDSNDKRKRFCNTYNILSKSGLLDITLRTKELIRQNRRTQVELDQLREHTNLFMEALQTGDLCIWSKLQMSMLEESEKEKTVNTGSETQMDHLK, encoded by the exons ATGAGCATGAAGATGAATGACGACGGACTTGTAGCGACTATGGCCAAATCTAAAGCAAAGAGAACAGAGAAGTCCAAACCTGATTCGGAAAGGGATTCTGGCTTCTCAG atgctAGTTCTGAGTATCTGAGTGTAGTTGACCAGGCAGACACAGATGATGCAGCACGAGCGATGATGCAAGCGGTGTCGGGTTCCAGGTCCCAGACTTCTCAGCTGGCTGTCATTGGAGGATCTTTCCAAAGTCTGTCACCCATGATCATCATGAATAATGTGCTTCTCAAACAG CCTGGTGATAACCCTCCCTCTGCAAAGCCATGGGGCTTCAGTCCAGCTGTTGAGGTTGTACAGCAACCCCAGGTAGTCTTCCTCCAACCGGTAATCTCGCAGAGAACTGCTTCAGAGCCAAAAGGACCACCCAGTAAGCGTCGTAAGCATAAGAAGTACCTTCCCATCCTGAAATCCTATCCCAAAATAGCCCCTCACCCGGGGGACAGCCCACGTAGTAGCTGCACTAGTAGCAGCAGCTCCACGGTCACTGCATCAGTGAAGAGTTCCAGTTCGTCTTCCAGCTGTTGGGATGCTCCTGATGGAGACAAGCAGCAAGCTGTACAAACCAGTTCCTCTTCCGTCACTTTCACGCCGAACCACATTACACCAACCAGGCATCATCCAGCATCACCTCAGCCCCATACTCCACTTACTGATTCTAACACTGCCAGTTGTCCTGGTGTGGAAAAGCCCACTGCTGGAAGGCTGGAGCCCACGACAGAACCCACAGAAATGCACGCCAAGACATTACAGACCCAACCACAGGCTGACATTAAAGATGGCATCTGCCAGAACAGTGACTCTGACAGCAATGACAAGAGGAAGCGTTTCTGCAACACCTACAATATTCTAAGTAAATCCGGCCTGCTGGACATCACACTGCGCACTAAAGAGCTGATACGACAGAACCGGCGCACACAGGTTGAGCTGGACCAACTCCGTGAGCACACAAACCTCTTTATGGAGGCCCTACAGACAGGAGACTTGTGTATCTGGAGCAAATTACAGATGAGTATGCTGGAAGAAAGTGAGAAGGAGAAGACTGTGAATACTGGGTCAGAGACACAAATGGATCATTTGAAGTAG
- the znf410 gene encoding zinc finger protein 410 isoform X2, translating to MLSDELDSKPELLVEFVQNASIPLGQGLEESDSKTQRLPLLPSSDNSICSQLDLPESALSHAASPSLSEFGPERSPLVVQLQSHSPTPTPTAILQDLQQPDSTSYVLLNLAKGLAASTEPLVFVQDDVDEAEEEISAGECTDGSAPWYLRVQELAHDSLIAATRAELAKEARASSNSDHILSCQSEGPKKETPPRNSRASAEKILRCPYENCQRTFTYPAHLKYHLKTHRNDRTFRCGAEGCGKSFYVLQRLQVHMRTHNGEKPFICNEKNCGKKFTTAGNLKNHKRTHTGEKPFLCDVDNCGRSFAEYSSLRKHMLVHSGEKPHQCSICGKMFSQSGSRNVHMRKRHGEDTLMSESRETGESQKRKRNVRLEIFSLYQM from the exons ATGCTTTCTGATGAGCTTGATTCCAAACCTGAG CTGCTGGTTGAGTTTGTGCAGAACGCCTCCATACCCTTGGGTCAGGGTTTGGAGGAATCGGATTCGAAAACACAGCGTCTACCTCTCCTTCCCTCTTCAGATAATTCCATATGCAGCCAGCTAGACCTTCCAG AGAGTGCTCTTAGCCATGCAGCATCCCCATCGCTGTCAGAGTTTGGACCAGAGCGAAGCCCCCTGGTAGTGCAGCTCCAGTCTCACTCTCCAACACCGACCCCAACTGCAATACTGCAAGACCTCCAGCAACCAGACAGCACCTCATATGTTTTACTCAACCTTGCCAAAG GGCTGGCAGCCTCGACAGAGCCCCTGGTGTTCGTGCAGGATGATGTGGACGAGGCCGAAGAGGAAATTTCAGCAGGGGAGTGTACAGACGGAAGTGCCCCATGGTACCTGAGGGTGCAAGAGCTTGCCCACGACAGCTTGATTGCTGCCACTCGGGCCGAGCTGGCAAAGGAAGCCAGGGCTAGTAGCAACA GTGACCATATTCTTAGCTGCCAGTCAGAGGGGCCAAAAAAGGAGACACCGCCACGAAACAGTCGTGCGTCTGCAGAGAAGATTCTCAGGTGTCCTTATGAGAACTGCCAACGGACTTTTACCTACCCTGCTCATCTGAAATACCACCTGAAAACACACAG GAATGACCGCACTTTCCGCTGTGGCGCTGAGGGCTGTGGGAAGAGCTTTTATGTACTTCAGAGATTGCAGGTCCACATGAGGACACACAATGGTGAGAAGCCCTTCATCTGTAACGAGAAGAACTGTGGCAAGAAGTTTACCACTGCTGGTAATCTGAAGAACCACAAACGCACACATACTG GTGAGAAGCCCTTTCTTTGTGACGTAGACAACTGTGGCCGTTCTTTTGCAGAGTACTCAAGTCTCCGCAAACACATGCTGGTTCACTCTG GGGAGAAGCCGCACCAGTGCTCCATATGTGGGAAGATGTTCTCTCAGAGCGGCAGCAGAAACGTCCACATGAGGAAGCGACACGGAGAGGACACCCTCATGTCTGAAAGCAGAGAAACAG GTGAATCacagaagaggaaaagaaatgtTAGGCTGGAGATCTTTTCACTTTATCAGATGTAG
- the entpd5b gene encoding ectonucleoside triphosphate diphosphohydrolase 5, with protein MAGVLHLLLLWLLVRVSEPRDYVGSGLDFGASIERILPSVSHRANGSIFYGIMFDAGSTGTRVHIYTFMQKESNRLPILDNEMFQSVKPGLSAYADTPEKAGDTVKQLLDVAKSTVPRVEWKRTPVMLKATAGLRMLPPSKAHALLQEVQDVFEDSPFYVPADSVSIMDGTSEGVLAWVSVNFLTGQLYPNTRKSVGILDLGGGSTQVTFLPKKTTKRFPPDYTASFSMFNTTYKLYTHSYSGNGIKAAQLAAIGALDSKAPKGKVFQSACLPKNYKGKISFGGLIYKVSGKPGGSTGYKSCYREMLKVVKGFIQEPDDMEDSWIYAFSYYFDHAVEAGLVDEARGGAVQVRDFRGRAKEVCNKMSMYNPDYPFLCMDLTYITCLLKSGYGFEEETVLKLTKKLHNVEASWALGATLSYFEHFSIV; from the exons ATGGCTGGTGTGCTGCATTTGCTTCTTTTATGGCTCTTGGTGAGAGTTTCAGAGCCCCGGGATTATGTGGGTAGTGGACTGGATTTTGGGGCAAGCATTGAAAGGATTTTGCCCTCCGTTTCTCATCGTGCCAATGGCAGTATTTTCTATGGAATCATGTTTGATGCTGGGAGTACTGGAACGCGTGTCCATATCTACACCTTCATGCAAAAAGAGTCAA ACCGTCTCCCCATTTTGGATAATGAAATGTTCCAGTCTGTGAAGCCTGGTTTATCTGCCTATGCTGACACGCCAGAAAAA gccgGGGACACCGTGAAGCAATTGCTGGACGTTGCCAAGAGCACAGTGCCTCGTGTGGAGTGGAAACGAACCCCGGTGATgctgaaggctacagcaggacTGAGGATGCTGCCACCTTCCAAAGCTCACGCGCTTCTACAGGAG GTTCAAGACGTGTTTGAGGACTCTCCATTCTATGTGCCTGCTGATAGTGTAAGCATAATGGATGGAACAAGTGAAG GAGTTTTGGCCTGGGTGTCTGTAAACTTTTTGACCg GTCAACTGTACCCCAACACGAGAAAGTCAGTAGGGATTTTGGATTTGGGTGGAGGATCGACGCAAGTCACCTTTCTTCcaaaa AAAACAACCAAGAGATTTCCTCCTGATTACACAGCAAGTTTCAGTATGTTTAACACAACATATAAATTGTACACTCACAG TTATTCAGGGAATGGAATCAAAGCTGCTCAGCTTGCTGCTATTGGTGCTTTGGACTCAAAAG CTCCAAAAGGGAAGGTTTTTCAGAGTGCCTGCTTGCCTAAGAATTACAAAGGGAAAATTAGCTTTGGAGGGTTAATATACAAAGTCAGCGGAAAGCCAGGAG GTTCTACTGGATACAAGAgctgttacagagaaatgctaAAGGTTGTGAAAGGCTTCATTCAGGAGCCAGATGACATGGAAGACAGCTGGATCTACGCCTTCTCTTACTACTTCGACCATGCTGTTGAGGCCGGCCTTGTTG ATGAAGCCCGAGGTGGAGCTGTGCAGGTTCGGGACTTCAGGGGGAGAGCTAAAGAGG tgTGCAACAAAATGTCCATGTATAATCCTGACTATCCCTTCCTGTGCATGGATCTTACATACATAACCTGTCTTCTGAAGTCTGGTTATGGTTTTGAAGAGGAAACAGTCCTGAAG ttgaCCAAGAAGCTGCACAATGTGGAGGCCAGCTGGGCTTTGGGAGCCACTCTCAGTTACTTCGAACACTTTAGCATTGTCTAA